The following are from one region of the Vibrio hyugaensis genome:
- a CDS encoding translocation/assembly module TamB domain-containing protein, protein MIKTTLKWTKWFSIGLLSLVLVLVIFISTVLFTHPGLKLALWGAEKALPQLKVEEIKGSLFPRFALHNVSFVDESLNVDAKVESLTLAINFRCFFDPKVCVDELALQGVNFQMPELPPSEEPVEETPPLRSISTPVPIFVNKVSLNNINLNILGNKIDWQDFSTALSMQGDRLVIAPTALKAINVALASTDETPKEDQSSTTAQASAVDESGNAASNQDGAAKTSKPAVKQKEKPKTQDVAVKKEAENKAAKAESEPKGIVLPEVWIPLTIEAQRLDIHDFKLAGDTPVIVHHLGLEAKAGGNKVEVKTLELDMPEVEGKLSTQVTLSGDYPIQAQIDALVKQADVKGQKLSLSASGSVGDLSLQATLSDLVKAKIEGQIQPLKTELPFDIKLKDVEAQWPLSGKSDYQVSVPSLAAKGSLEGYTVALETKASGKDIPALDVALNGKGTLEQIDLDSIVVKTLGGELAGKVMANWAAPINWQADLNLKNIQPGLQWQEAEGDISGSLSTSGSLTEQGGWQVSLPKLDIDGILRGYPLNIEGQLEASDKNGKGEDIQLNTQGLALSHGPNQLHAKGKIDKQILMDVEVNFPDFSKSVPDLSGKMNGTVALRGSLKQPDINLDLALNQLDWQQQAKVETITLKGDVTPLPAPKADVSLIAKNIAYDDIKIDSADLEVTGDEKLHQLTLDVVSDIVSSSLEIEGTFKQKPEMIWDGALRRLTLSTPQGPWALQKSTAVKVNIDKQIADVQAHCWLQSDSSVCLSEDISVGKSGEAKLAVTNFDFDQIKQFLPAETKLNGSVNANAFAKWAPDMKPEVTVNVDMPKGQVEQTLEQPVKVGWESVSFKAKLAQDKLDAEWLLDVTDNGDLSGKVALNDVSSEKPTINGKVSLSTFHLDFLAPLIGEYSLFKANMNTDLALSGDVMHPKVNGQFLIDQMKLQGEVTPIDIDSGQVAINFKGHQADLNAGIITPDGKLEINGDADWRDLENWHTKARVFAKELKVDMPPMVRIKVEPDMTIDVTPKLAKVEGNINLPWGRILIDELPPSAVGVSSDTVILNKDMQPVDGDEALPFNVETDINIKIGDDFQLSAFGLKGDLQGNLNVTQKDKGPFIVGEVNIVDGSYRSFGQDLVIEEGKIMMNGPADQPYVSIKAIRNPDNTQDDVTAGVRVTGPASDPTVEIFSDPAMPQANALSYLLRGQDIDAESGGNAMTTTLIGLSLAKSGKVVGEIGEAFGVQDLQLDTAGSGDDSQVTVSGYILPGLQVKYGVGIFTSLGEFTVRYRLMKDLYLEAVSGVDSAVDLLYQFEFN, encoded by the coding sequence ATGATCAAAACAACGCTTAAGTGGACGAAATGGTTCTCGATCGGTCTGCTGAGTCTAGTGCTCGTACTGGTGATTTTCATCAGCACGGTATTGTTCACCCATCCCGGTTTGAAGCTGGCGTTGTGGGGAGCAGAAAAGGCACTACCACAACTGAAAGTCGAAGAGATCAAAGGATCTTTGTTCCCTCGCTTTGCTTTGCACAACGTCAGTTTTGTCGATGAATCGTTGAATGTCGACGCAAAAGTTGAAAGCCTTACTCTTGCGATAAACTTCCGTTGTTTCTTCGATCCAAAAGTGTGCGTGGATGAACTTGCACTCCAAGGTGTGAACTTCCAAATGCCGGAATTGCCGCCGAGTGAGGAACCAGTAGAAGAAACGCCGCCACTGCGTTCAATTAGTACACCAGTACCTATTTTCGTTAATAAAGTTAGCCTGAATAACATCAATTTGAATATTTTAGGTAACAAGATTGATTGGCAAGATTTTTCTACAGCGCTATCGATGCAAGGCGACCGTTTGGTAATTGCTCCCACGGCATTGAAGGCGATCAATGTAGCATTGGCGTCAACAGACGAAACGCCAAAAGAAGACCAATCATCGACAACGGCACAAGCGTCAGCTGTTGATGAATCTGGCAACGCTGCGAGTAATCAGGACGGTGCAGCGAAGACATCAAAGCCGGCTGTGAAACAAAAAGAAAAACCAAAAACTCAAGATGTTGCGGTAAAAAAAGAAGCGGAAAATAAAGCGGCGAAAGCTGAGTCTGAACCCAAGGGCATTGTTCTACCTGAAGTGTGGATCCCCCTAACGATAGAAGCGCAGCGACTGGATATTCACGATTTCAAATTGGCTGGTGACACTCCGGTTATTGTTCATCACTTAGGGCTCGAAGCCAAAGCTGGTGGCAATAAAGTTGAGGTAAAAACGTTAGAGCTCGACATGCCTGAAGTAGAAGGCAAGTTGAGTACGCAAGTGACGTTATCTGGCGACTATCCAATTCAAGCACAAATTGACGCGCTCGTTAAACAAGCTGATGTGAAAGGTCAGAAACTGTCTTTATCAGCTTCAGGCTCTGTCGGTGATTTGTCCTTGCAGGCAACGCTGTCTGATTTGGTTAAAGCGAAGATTGAAGGGCAAATCCAACCACTGAAAACGGAGCTGCCATTTGATATCAAACTGAAAGATGTTGAGGCGCAATGGCCATTGAGCGGTAAGAGTGACTACCAAGTTTCGGTGCCTAGCTTAGCGGCGAAAGGTTCACTAGAGGGCTACACCGTCGCACTGGAAACGAAAGCATCTGGTAAGGATATTCCCGCGTTAGATGTTGCTTTGAATGGTAAAGGCACATTAGAACAGATTGACCTAGACAGTATTGTGGTGAAAACCTTAGGCGGTGAACTGGCTGGTAAAGTGATGGCAAATTGGGCTGCACCTATCAACTGGCAAGCGGACTTGAACCTGAAGAACATTCAACCGGGTTTGCAGTGGCAAGAAGCGGAAGGGGACATCAGCGGTAGTTTATCTACGTCGGGCTCTTTAACGGAGCAAGGCGGTTGGCAAGTGAGCCTTCCTAAGCTTGATATTGACGGTATTTTGCGTGGTTATCCGCTGAACATCGAAGGTCAATTAGAGGCGTCTGACAAGAATGGTAAGGGAGAAGATATCCAGCTAAATACTCAAGGTTTAGCGTTATCGCATGGTCCGAACCAACTGCATGCCAAAGGTAAAATTGACAAGCAAATCTTGATGGATGTTGAGGTTAACTTCCCTGACTTTTCGAAAAGTGTGCCGGATCTTAGCGGCAAGATGAATGGTACGGTTGCGCTACGTGGCAGTTTGAAGCAACCAGACATCAATCTGGATCTTGCGCTGAACCAACTCGATTGGCAACAGCAAGCAAAGGTTGAAACCATTACCTTGAAAGGTGATGTGACCCCTCTACCTGCACCAAAAGCGGACGTGAGCTTAATTGCCAAAAACATTGCCTATGACGACATCAAAATTGATAGCGCAGATCTTGAAGTCACTGGTGACGAAAAGCTGCACCAACTGACATTGGATGTGGTGTCTGACATTGTTTCAAGTAGTTTAGAAATCGAAGGTACTTTTAAGCAAAAGCCTGAGATGATCTGGGATGGGGCGCTGCGCCGTTTAACGTTGAGTACACCGCAAGGTCCATGGGCTCTGCAAAAATCGACGGCAGTTAAAGTCAACATTGATAAACAGATCGCCGATGTCCAAGCACACTGTTGGTTACAGTCTGATTCAAGCGTATGTTTGAGTGAAGACATTAGTGTCGGCAAAAGCGGCGAGGCAAAGTTAGCAGTTACTAACTTTGACTTCGACCAAATCAAACAATTCTTACCCGCAGAAACCAAGCTGAATGGCTCGGTGAACGCGAATGCGTTTGCGAAATGGGCACCAGACATGAAACCGGAAGTCACGGTGAATGTCGATATGCCAAAAGGTCAGGTAGAACAAACGCTAGAACAACCAGTGAAAGTCGGTTGGGAAAGTGTGAGTTTTAAAGCCAAGCTGGCGCAAGATAAGCTTGATGCTGAGTGGTTACTTGATGTCACGGATAACGGGGATTTGTCTGGTAAGGTCGCTCTGAATGATGTGTCGTCCGAGAAGCCTACGATTAACGGTAAGGTGTCGCTATCGACGTTCCACTTGGACTTCTTGGCGCCACTTATCGGTGAGTACAGCTTGTTCAAAGCGAACATGAACACGGATCTCGCTTTGTCTGGTGATGTGATGCATCCGAAGGTGAATGGCCAGTTTTTGATTGACCAAATGAAGCTGCAAGGTGAAGTAACACCAATTGACATCGATTCGGGACAAGTTGCGATTAACTTCAAAGGGCATCAAGCAGACTTAAATGCGGGCATCATTACTCCGGATGGCAAGCTGGAGATCAATGGTGACGCGGACTGGCGTGATTTAGAAAATTGGCACACTAAGGCTCGCGTATTTGCGAAAGAGTTGAAAGTAGATATGCCGCCAATGGTGAGAATTAAAGTCGAGCCAGACATGACCATCGATGTGACCCCTAAGCTTGCTAAAGTTGAAGGTAATATCAATCTCCCATGGGGACGTATTCTGATCGATGAGTTGCCACCAAGTGCTGTTGGCGTGTCGAGCGATACCGTTATCTTAAACAAAGACATGCAGCCAGTTGATGGTGATGAGGCATTGCCGTTTAACGTAGAGACCGATATCAACATCAAAATTGGTGATGACTTCCAGCTTTCTGCATTTGGCTTGAAAGGTGACTTGCAAGGTAACTTGAATGTAACTCAGAAAGATAAAGGTCCGTTCATTGTTGGTGAAGTGAATATCGTTGATGGTTCTTACCGTTCATTTGGCCAAGACTTGGTGATCGAAGAAGGTAAAATCATGATGAATGGTCCTGCGGATCAGCCTTATGTTTCTATCAAAGCGATTCGTAACCCAGATAATACGCAAGATGACGTGACGGCTGGTGTGCGTGTGACTGGCCCAGCAAGTGACCCGACGGTAGAAATCTTCTCTGATCCTGCGATGCCGCAAGCGAACGCGCTATCTTACTTATTACGTGGTCAAGATATTGATGCGGAGTCTGGCGGTAACGCGATGACAACGACATTGATTGGTTTGAGTTTAGCGAAAAGCGGTAAAGTCGTCGGTGAGATTGGTGAAGCCTTTGGCGTGCAAGATTTGCAGTTGGATACCGCTGGTTCTGGTGATGATTCTCAAGTGACGGTAAGTGGTTACATACTTCCTGGCCTGCAAGTTAAATACGGTGTGGGTATCTTTACTTCATTGGGTGAGTTCACCGTGCGTTACCGATTGATGAAAGACTTATACTTAGAAGCGGTATCCGGTGTCGACAGTGCGGTTGATTTGCTGTACCAATTTGAATTCAACTAA
- a CDS encoding autotransporter assembly complex protein TamA — protein sequence MIKKAIPIIASLLVFSHSAYADVSLTVKGIDGALEDNVNAYLSSIPEDDYSTSLRFQARLSQSITEAMNALGYYHAKISYSITKDNDELIVNVAPGEPVRVKVMDVVISGEAEKDEEFTNLINKSRLKEGRILNQGEYDSLKSSIRNLALQRGYFNGDFTLSKLEVVPELNEANVRLHYDSGIRYHFGTVEILGSQIWEDRVDSLRPFKTGEPYLVSEVGEYNQNLSNTDWFSSVFVEPDLSKLDDGRDLPIKVSLAPAAKNQLETGIGYSTDTGVRGTLKWKKPWVSARGHSFDTALSLSKPEQTITAGYKIPLDDVLHEYYQLQFGLKRLDNRDTESLESNLAVERHWITDGGWHKTLYVRHLYENFSQGLQEDGVQFVLPGASFSRTRTRGGNMPMWGDKQSVTVEYGDPALLSETRVLRLLGRTSWIRGIGQNHRGLFRLEGGANITDEFEKLSPSLRFFAGGDNNIRGYGYESISPRDASGALTGAKYMVTSTLEYQYRVYGNWWGAAFYDIGDAFNETPVWKSGAGVGIRWASPVGPVSFDFAWGLDAEPKPEFRIHFSLGPEL from the coding sequence ATGATAAAAAAAGCTATCCCAATTATTGCTAGCCTACTTGTTTTTTCTCATAGCGCTTATGCCGATGTATCCCTGACTGTAAAAGGGATCGATGGTGCGCTAGAAGACAATGTGAACGCTTACCTATCATCGATACCAGAAGATGATTATTCGACGTCTTTACGCTTTCAGGCGCGATTAAGTCAAAGTATCACCGAAGCGATGAATGCGCTTGGCTATTATCATGCGAAAATTTCATACTCTATTACGAAAGATAATGATGAATTGATCGTCAACGTTGCACCGGGCGAGCCTGTAAGGGTAAAGGTTATGGATGTGGTGATCTCCGGTGAAGCAGAAAAAGATGAAGAGTTTACTAACCTCATCAACAAATCACGATTGAAAGAGGGCCGTATCCTCAATCAAGGGGAATACGATAGCCTCAAATCCAGCATTCGTAACTTAGCTTTGCAGCGTGGTTACTTTAATGGTGATTTTACGCTGAGTAAGTTGGAAGTGGTTCCAGAGTTGAATGAAGCCAATGTTCGCCTGCACTATGACAGTGGTATCCGATATCACTTTGGTACAGTGGAAATCTTGGGGAGTCAGATCTGGGAAGACCGCGTGGACTCTTTGCGCCCATTTAAAACCGGCGAACCCTACTTAGTGTCTGAAGTGGGTGAGTACAACCAAAACCTGTCGAATACTGATTGGTTCTCCTCGGTGTTTGTTGAACCTGATCTCAGTAAACTCGATGATGGACGAGATCTACCGATTAAAGTCTCGTTAGCTCCCGCAGCGAAAAACCAACTCGAAACCGGTATTGGTTACTCTACCGATACCGGCGTGCGTGGTACTTTAAAATGGAAAAAACCATGGGTAAGTGCTCGTGGGCACAGCTTTGATACCGCCCTTTCTCTTTCTAAACCCGAGCAAACCATCACTGCGGGTTACAAAATTCCGCTCGATGATGTGCTGCATGAGTATTATCAGTTGCAGTTTGGTTTGAAGCGCCTTGATAACCGCGATACGGAAAGTTTGGAATCGAATCTTGCGGTAGAACGCCATTGGATCACCGATGGTGGTTGGCACAAAACGTTGTACGTTCGACACTTGTACGAAAATTTCTCTCAAGGTTTGCAAGAAGACGGCGTGCAGTTTGTTCTGCCTGGTGCTTCTTTCTCGCGTACTCGAACCCGAGGCGGCAATATGCCGATGTGGGGTGACAAACAAAGTGTCACGGTTGAATACGGTGATCCCGCATTGTTATCCGAAACGCGTGTCCTTCGTTTGTTGGGCCGTACCTCTTGGATTCGCGGTATCGGCCAAAATCACCGTGGGCTTTTCCGCTTGGAAGGCGGCGCAAATATTACAGATGAATTTGAAAAACTATCACCATCATTGCGTTTCTTTGCTGGTGGTGACAACAACATTCGTGGTTACGGCTACGAATCGATCTCTCCAAGAGACGCTAGTGGCGCATTGACTGGTGCGAAATACATGGTGACCAGTACTTTAGAGTATCAATATCGTGTTTATGGTAACTGGTGGGGAGCCGCCTTTTATGACATCGGTGATGCGTTCAATGAAACTCCAGTGTGGAAATCGGGTGCAGGTGTAGGCATTCGCTGGGCATCCCCTGTTGGGCCAGTGAGCTTTGACTTTGCTTGGGGCTTAGACGCTGAGCCGAAACCAGAATTTCGCATCCACTTCTCATTGGGGCCTGAATTATGA
- the msrA gene encoding peptide-methionine (S)-S-oxide reductase MsrA, translating to MLNKQTMISIEDALPGREASMQIDDTHFVNQSSLTASPQAHQQQILFGMGCFWGTERFFWQLEGVISTSVGYAGGYTQNPTYDEVCSGKTGHTEVVRVIFDERVISLEQLLAAFWEKHDPTQGMRQGNDLGTQYRSAIYTYSQEQLEVAEKSKTQYQQALQEDQRAAITTEIQAAGPYYFAETYHQQYLAKNPNGYCGLGGTGVCFPPSLQG from the coding sequence ATGCTCAACAAACAGACAATGATCAGTATAGAAGATGCACTGCCAGGTAGAGAGGCATCAATGCAGATTGATGACACCCATTTTGTTAATCAATCAAGCTTAACGGCATCACCGCAAGCTCACCAACAACAAATATTATTCGGTATGGGATGTTTTTGGGGAACAGAACGTTTTTTCTGGCAACTTGAAGGTGTGATATCGACATCAGTAGGCTATGCCGGAGGCTATACGCAGAATCCAACATACGATGAAGTGTGCAGCGGAAAAACAGGACATACAGAAGTCGTAAGAGTCATCTTCGATGAACGAGTAATTTCTCTAGAGCAACTGCTTGCCGCATTTTGGGAGAAACACGATCCAACTCAAGGCATGCGCCAAGGTAACGATCTCGGCACTCAATACCGTTCTGCGATTTATACCTACTCACAAGAACAGTTAGAAGTGGCAGAAAAGTCGAAAACACAATACCAACAAGCATTACAAGAAGATCAACGCGCAGCAATCACCACAGAAATTCAAGCCGCTGGACCTTATTACTTCGCTGAAACGTACCATCAGCAATACCTAGCAAAGAATCCAAACGGTTACTGTGGTTTAGGCGGCACGGGGGTTTGCTTCCCACCAAGCCTTCAAGGTTAA
- a CDS encoding DUF1107 domain-containing protein yields MLREFAVYRPRQVARFVKTLFKGQFSIAGVGQFRFDNGKVLLPDIKNPQQLSVFKEVNRAILSLPV; encoded by the coding sequence ATGCTTCGTGAGTTTGCTGTTTACCGTCCACGTCAGGTGGCGCGTTTCGTTAAGACTTTATTCAAAGGTCAGTTCTCAATTGCTGGAGTTGGTCAGTTCCGTTTTGATAACGGTAAAGTGCTACTACCAGACATCAAAAACCCCCAACAATTGTCGGTATTCAAAGAAGTTAACAGGGCCATTTTATCTTTACCTGTTTAA
- a CDS encoding YtfJ family protein, which translates to MKTKTLLPIFFALAPGLALAHNLSMGEAVPAAKVDAYGEIVLQGEGVAYQPWATQQMLGKVRVIHAIAGRSSSKEMNAPLMTALTDAKFPEDAYQTTTIINQDDSIWGTGSFVKSSAQDSKKEFPWSSMVLDENGIVASTWALQEENSAIVVQDKQGKILFIKEGALTADEINQVLGLIKQSI; encoded by the coding sequence ATGAAAACTAAGACTCTCCTTCCTATTTTCTTCGCTCTTGCACCTGGTCTTGCGCTTGCTCACAACCTTTCAATGGGTGAAGCAGTTCCAGCAGCAAAAGTAGACGCGTACGGCGAAATCGTACTGCAAGGTGAAGGTGTGGCGTACCAGCCTTGGGCGACACAACAAATGCTAGGAAAAGTACGAGTGATTCATGCCATTGCAGGACGCAGCAGCTCGAAAGAAATGAACGCGCCGTTGATGACAGCGCTAACTGACGCTAAGTTCCCGGAAGATGCCTACCAAACTACAACCATCATCAACCAAGACGACTCAATCTGGGGAACTGGCTCTTTTGTGAAATCATCAGCACAAGACAGTAAAAAAGAATTCCCATGGTCATCAATGGTTTTAGATGAGAACGGTATTGTGGCTAGCACTTGGGCACTACAAGAAGAAAACTCGGCAATCGTAGTGCAAGATAAGCAAGGTAAGATCCTGTTTATCAAAGAAGGCGCATTGACAGCAGATGAAATCAACCAAGTACTTGGCCTCATTAAACAAAGCATCTAA